The following are from one region of the Hydrogenimonas sp. SS33 genome:
- the dnaE gene encoding DNA polymerase III subunit alpha, with the protein MKPRFTHLHLHTEYSLLDGANKISQLAGRLKELGMDSVAITDHGNMFGAIDFYQQMKKEGIKPIIGMEAYLHNSDDIGDKSTRQRYHLCLYAKNETGYKNLMYLSSMAYIKGFYYYPRINKKLLKEHSEGLICSSACLQGEVNWHMNLSERNVGFGAQGYERAKEVALEYREIFGDDFYLELMRHGIGDQHTIDEQIIRLSLETGIKIVATNDTHYLYPDDAEPHEAFMCIAMNKLFDDPKRLRHSVHEFYLKSPEEMADLYADIPEALENTQEIVEKCDLELDLGNPTPPNFKFAREYAAKAGIEVPEPEVENSFANDEALFMHECRKGLEERLKHVPESEHERYRERLETEIAIINQMKFPGYMLIVWDFVREAKERGIPVGPGRGSAAGSLVAYSLKITNIDPMKYDLLFERFLNPERVSMPDIDMDFCQARRGEIIDYVVERYGRYNVAQVITFGSLLAKGVIRDVARVLGVSYSEADKMAKLIPDELGITLMGKGKEGEEGFKPGAWHKEPKLRELVETNPTAARVWKFALALEGLKRNAGMHAAGVVISNEELWHKTPLYKPSGEETLVTQYSLNFLEDVDLIKFDFLGLKTLTVIDNAVKLVKQRHGVTIDFDTMPMDDAKVYETIRSGETVGMFQIESGGMQQLNSKLKPDTFEDLVAVLALYRPGPMESGMLDDFIERKHGRQAITYMFPQLEEILKPTYGVIVYQEQVMQIVQTIGGFSLGKADIVRRAMGKKKFDLMQKYKSEFAEGAKAQGLDYDKAAELFDLIEKFAGYGFNKSHSAAYAMVTYQTAYLKTHYPAEFMAALLTSEKDNTDKVVKYIDEVKRLGIELLAPDINRSALEFTPDSDAEGKEVILFGLGAIKGVGDAAVNAILEARKEGPFESLDDFVSRIDTQKVNKKVIESMIKAGALDSFGYSRRALLESIDAIVDAMHESARAQQMAVGSLFGDDEELVNIKVDIVPMDEYPQKSILELEKESLGFYVSGHPLDRFREELSNISYTLSSDLEQIADGSTALLIGKVEEVTTKISKKGNKFGIANVMDLHGNIEITLFERQLEQLEKMDLDEPIGFKVTITRDGEFTRMRVHKIMPLKECRKEKVETRMLEKPEEPMIIRLDLNHEKMRILEEIYRLAQSHPGRKPLRLLLCSKLQEVMIESSFQVNADMAKRLQEMESVEILQSA; encoded by the coding sequence ATGAAACCACGCTTTACCCATCTGCATCTGCACACCGAATACTCCCTTCTCGACGGCGCCAACAAAATCTCCCAACTGGCGGGGCGGCTCAAGGAGCTGGGGATGGATTCGGTGGCGATCACCGACCACGGCAACATGTTCGGTGCCATCGACTTCTACCAGCAGATGAAAAAAGAGGGGATCAAGCCGATCATCGGGATGGAAGCCTATCTGCACAACAGCGACGACATCGGCGACAAGAGCACCCGCCAGCGCTACCACCTCTGCCTCTACGCCAAAAACGAAACGGGGTACAAGAACCTGATGTACCTGAGCTCCATGGCCTATATCAAAGGGTTCTACTACTACCCGCGCATCAACAAGAAGCTGCTCAAAGAGCACAGCGAGGGGCTCATCTGCTCTTCTGCGTGCCTGCAGGGGGAGGTCAACTGGCACATGAACCTGAGCGAGCGCAATGTGGGGTTCGGGGCCCAGGGGTACGAGCGGGCCAAAGAGGTGGCACTGGAGTACAGGGAGATCTTCGGCGACGACTTCTACCTGGAGCTGATGCGCCACGGCATCGGCGACCAGCATACCATCGACGAGCAGATCATCCGGCTGAGTCTGGAGACGGGCATCAAGATCGTCGCCACCAACGACACCCACTACCTCTACCCCGACGATGCGGAGCCCCACGAAGCCTTCATGTGCATCGCCATGAACAAACTTTTCGACGACCCGAAGCGTCTCCGCCATTCGGTCCACGAGTTCTACCTCAAATCCCCCGAAGAGATGGCCGATCTTTATGCCGACATTCCCGAAGCCCTGGAGAATACCCAGGAGATCGTCGAGAAGTGCGACCTGGAACTCGACCTCGGCAATCCGACGCCGCCCAACTTCAAGTTCGCCAGGGAATACGCCGCCAAAGCGGGCATCGAGGTGCCGGAGCCGGAAGTTGAAAACAGTTTCGCCAACGACGAGGCACTCTTTATGCACGAGTGCCGCAAGGGGCTGGAGGAGCGGCTCAAACACGTGCCCGAAAGCGAGCATGAACGCTACCGGGAGCGGCTGGAGACGGAGATCGCCATCATCAACCAGATGAAATTTCCCGGCTACATGCTTATCGTCTGGGATTTCGTCCGTGAAGCGAAGGAGCGGGGCATTCCCGTCGGGCCCGGCCGCGGTTCGGCGGCGGGCAGTCTGGTGGCCTACAGCCTCAAGATCACCAACATCGACCCGATGAAGTACGACCTGCTCTTCGAGCGTTTCCTCAACCCCGAGCGCGTCAGCATGCCCGATATCGATATGGACTTCTGCCAGGCTAGAAGGGGGGAGATCATCGACTATGTGGTGGAGCGCTACGGCCGCTACAACGTGGCGCAGGTCATCACCTTCGGTTCGCTGCTGGCCAAGGGGGTCATCCGGGACGTGGCGCGTGTTCTGGGGGTCAGCTACTCCGAAGCGGACAAGATGGCCAAACTCATCCCCGACGAACTGGGGATCACCCTCATGGGCAAGGGCAAAGAGGGGGAAGAGGGGTTCAAACCCGGCGCGTGGCACAAGGAGCCCAAGCTTCGGGAACTGGTGGAGACCAACCCCACCGCCGCCCGGGTCTGGAAATTCGCCCTGGCGCTGGAGGGGCTCAAACGCAACGCCGGCATGCACGCCGCCGGGGTCGTCATCTCCAACGAGGAACTCTGGCACAAGACACCGCTCTACAAACCCTCCGGCGAAGAGACGCTGGTGACCCAGTATTCGCTGAACTTCCTGGAAGATGTGGACCTGATCAAGTTCGACTTCCTCGGCCTCAAGACCCTCACCGTCATCGACAATGCCGTCAAACTGGTCAAGCAGCGCCACGGGGTCACCATCGATTTCGACACGATGCCGATGGATGACGCGAAGGTGTACGAGACGATCCGCAGCGGCGAGACGGTGGGGATGTTCCAGATCGAATCGGGCGGGATGCAGCAGCTCAACTCCAAACTCAAGCCCGACACCTTCGAGGACCTTGTCGCGGTGCTCGCGCTCTACCGCCCGGGGCCGATGGAGTCGGGCATGCTGGACGACTTCATCGAGCGCAAGCACGGCCGGCAGGCCATCACCTATATGTTCCCGCAGCTCGAGGAGATCCTCAAACCGACCTACGGGGTCATCGTCTACCAGGAGCAGGTCATGCAGATCGTCCAGACGATCGGCGGCTTCAGCCTCGGCAAGGCGGATATCGTCCGACGGGCGATGGGGAAAAAGAAGTTCGACCTGATGCAGAAATACAAGAGCGAATTCGCCGAAGGGGCCAAAGCCCAGGGGCTCGACTACGACAAGGCGGCGGAACTGTTTGACCTGATCGAAAAATTCGCCGGCTACGGCTTCAACAAATCCCACTCCGCCGCCTACGCCATGGTGACCTACCAGACCGCCTACCTGAAAACCCACTATCCCGCCGAATTCATGGCGGCACTTCTGACCAGCGAAAAGGACAATACCGACAAGGTGGTCAAATATATCGACGAGGTGAAGCGCCTGGGCATCGAACTGCTGGCCCCCGACATCAACCGCTCGGCCCTGGAGTTCACCCCCGACAGCGACGCGGAGGGCAAGGAGGTGATCCTCTTCGGGCTGGGGGCCATCAAAGGGGTCGGCGACGCCGCGGTCAACGCCATCCTGGAGGCGCGGAAAGAGGGCCCCTTCGAGAGCCTGGACGATTTCGTCAGCCGCATTGACACCCAGAAGGTGAACAAGAAGGTCATCGAATCGATGATCAAGGCGGGTGCGCTGGACAGCTTCGGCTACAGCCGCCGGGCGCTGCTGGAGAGTATCGACGCCATCGTCGATGCCATGCACGAGAGCGCCAGGGCCCAGCAGATGGCGGTGGGGTCGCTTTTCGGCGACGACGAGGAGCTGGTGAACATCAAGGTCGATATCGTTCCGATGGACGAGTACCCCCAGAAGAGCATTCTGGAACTGGAGAAGGAGTCGCTGGGATTCTATGTCTCCGGCCATCCCCTCGACCGTTTCCGGGAAGAGCTTTCAAATATCAGCTACACCCTCTCTTCCGATCTGGAGCAGATCGCCGACGGTTCCACGGCGCTGCTCATCGGCAAGGTGGAGGAGGTGACGACGAAAATCTCCAAGAAGGGGAACAAATTCGGCATCGCCAACGTCATGGACCTTCACGGCAACATCGAAATCACCCTTTTCGAGCGCCAGCTGGAGCAGCTGGAGAAGATGGACCTGGACGAGCCCATCGGCTTCAAGGTGACCATTACCCGTGACGGCGAATTTACGAGGATGCGGGTTCACAAGATCATGCCCCTCAAAGAGTGCCGGAAAGAGAAGGTGGAGACCCGCATGTTGGAGAAACCGGAAGAGCCGATGATCATCCGGCTCGACCTGAACCACGAAAAGATGCGGATTCTGGAAGAGATCTACCGCCTGGCACAGAGCCATCCCGGCCGCAAACCCCTGCGGCTCCTGCTCTGCTCCAAGCTCCAGGAGGTGATGATCGAATCCTCCTTCCAGGTCAATGCCGACATGGCAAAGCGGCTTCAGGAGATGGAATCGGTGGAAATCCTTCAATCTGCTTAA
- a CDS encoding shikimate kinase, with the protein MAGRNLVLIGFMGVGKGALAREIVRQDPSLYALDTDDMIESLTNTKIKKIFATAGEPAFRALERKTADWLAANVSNAVISTGGGFFKVPTIKEIGTVAYLKADFDWILRRILDAPNARKKLKKRPLFQDVEKAKALFNERFEAYESVADIVIDVTKAEKEDLAKEILDKW; encoded by the coding sequence ATGGCCGGCCGCAACCTCGTTCTCATCGGATTCATGGGGGTGGGCAAAGGGGCCCTCGCCCGCGAGATCGTCCGTCAGGACCCCTCGCTCTACGCCCTCGACACCGACGACATGATCGAAAGCCTCACCAACACGAAAATCAAAAAGATCTTCGCAACGGCGGGAGAGCCTGCCTTTCGCGCCCTGGAGCGAAAAACCGCCGACTGGCTGGCGGCGAATGTCTCCAACGCCGTCATCTCAACCGGCGGCGGTTTCTTCAAAGTCCCCACCATCAAGGAGATCGGCACCGTCGCCTATCTCAAAGCCGATTTCGACTGGATTCTGCGCCGCATTCTCGATGCCCCCAATGCCAGGAAAAAGCTCAAAAAGAGGCCCCTCTTTCAGGATGTGGAGAAGGCGAAGGCCCTCTTCAACGAACGCTTCGAAGCTTATGAATCGGTAGCGGACATCGTGATAGATGTCACGAAAGCGGAAAAAGAGGATTTGGCGAAAGAAATTTTGGATAAATGGTAG
- a CDS encoding DJ-1 family glyoxalase III yields MAKVCVPLAKGFEEIEAVSLIDVMRRGGIEVVVAGVNEELVTGANGITVKADTDIKYVVADELDMVVLPGGWEGTRNLAENPTVQSLLKEMKAKEKVVGAICAAPFALKAAGVLSKHYTCYPSVEKEIGEEGYTDKEKVVIDGNVMTSRGPGTAICFGLAIVRKLVGEETYQSLKEGLLADYC; encoded by the coding sequence ATGGCGAAAGTGTGTGTTCCTCTGGCGAAAGGTTTCGAAGAGATCGAGGCGGTCAGCCTCATCGACGTCATGCGCCGCGGCGGCATCGAAGTGGTCGTCGCCGGCGTCAACGAAGAGCTGGTGACCGGTGCCAACGGCATCACCGTCAAAGCCGACACCGACATCAAATATGTCGTGGCCGACGAACTGGATATGGTGGTTCTGCCCGGCGGCTGGGAAGGGACCCGCAATCTGGCGGAGAACCCGACGGTTCAGTCGCTCCTGAAGGAGATGAAGGCGAAAGAGAAGGTGGTGGGCGCCATCTGTGCCGCGCCTTTCGCCCTGAAAGCGGCGGGGGTTCTGAGCAAGCACTACACCTGTTACCCCAGCGTCGAGAAAGAGATCGGCGAAGAGGGGTATACCGACAAGGAGAAGGTGGTGATCGACGGCAACGTCATGACATCCCGCGGGCCCGGCACCGCCATTTGCTTCGGCCTGGCCATCGTGCGCAAACTGGTGGGTGAAGAGACCTACCAATCCCTGAAAGAGGGATTGCTGGCAGACTACTGCTGA
- the efp gene encoding elongation factor P, with protein MATIGMGDLKKGIRLEIDGQPYRVVEYQHVKPGKGAAFVRIKIKSLATGRVIEKTVHAGDKFETPNLEQKTMQYLYDDGEMLQFMDTTTYEQVGLPHEQVGEDVIKFMDEGFTVDILYHNGKPISVELPQVVELEVVETPPNFKGDTSSGSRKPATLKTGAVVQVPYHILEGDKIRVDTVEGKYLDKVK; from the coding sequence ATGGCAACAATCGGAATGGGCGATCTCAAAAAAGGGATCCGGCTGGAGATCGACGGGCAACCCTACCGCGTCGTCGAGTACCAACACGTCAAACCGGGCAAAGGCGCGGCTTTCGTACGCATCAAGATCAAATCCCTCGCTACGGGACGCGTCATCGAAAAGACGGTCCACGCCGGCGACAAGTTCGAAACCCCGAACCTGGAGCAGAAGACGATGCAGTATCTCTACGACGACGGAGAGATGCTCCAGTTCATGGATACCACGACCTACGAGCAGGTGGGGCTTCCCCACGAGCAGGTGGGTGAAGATGTCATCAAATTCATGGACGAGGGCTTCACCGTCGACATCCTCTACCACAACGGCAAGCCCATTTCCGTGGAGCTTCCCCAGGTCGTAGAACTGGAGGTGGTGGAGACGCCCCCGAACTTCAAAGGTGACACCTCCAGCGGCAGCCGCAAACCGGCGACCCTGAAGACCGGTGCCGTGGTGCAGGTTCCCTACCACATTCTCGAAGGGGACAAGATCCGCGTCGACACAGTCGAAGGCAAATACCTCGACAAAGTCAAATAA
- a CDS encoding DUF2905 domain-containing protein, translating to MPDLGRILIGLGVVLVIFGLFVTFVGKLPGDIVIRRENFTFYFPIATSILLSIVLSLIFYLFSKFF from the coding sequence ATGCCTGACCTTGGGCGCATCCTCATCGGCCTCGGGGTCGTCCTGGTCATCTTCGGCCTCTTCGTGACATTCGTCGGGAAGCTTCCCGGCGACATCGTCATCCGCAGAGAGAACTTCACCTTCTATTTTCCTATCGCTACATCGATTCTCCTTTCCATCGTTTTATCCCTCATCTTTTACCTCTTCTCCAAGTTTTTTTAG
- a CDS encoding efflux RND transporter permease subunit has translation MKKFENFVFGILGSNSKQWLVILLTILALIGSVMMLPTKIVKAKMLPGKSANTFSVYIHTPTDSSIEQTKAVNQCVVKILQQEKEVLNVESYLGQGAPLDYAGLVKGSAFKQGENEAEVVVNLTDKHEREEPSFMMVHRLRPTIQANCEPVVPGTTIEMIEQPAGPPTLASVVAEIYGRHYDGIYKLSRKVAAIFKKTKGLVDINIMADDPYTKFELIPDSDKIARSGLSVEQVNKILYLAFEGMVVAHKNNKNYPDQIGLFVRLDEATRRLAKKSKAALETKLAQLKLMNKKGMLVPVNEIVSIKEVPAPPTIMQKDLRRMINVTAETDLVSQVYPLLDARSTIMKELAKEYKIETTDYLFNLRLTDKKTGDVYDLKWGGEMKVTLDTFRDLGEAFIAALILIYILLVIYYKNFTISGIVLLGSFLSIIGVIIGHWVADLVTTHTFFLTATSLIGFIALMGISSRNSLLLVDFAKALMLEKGFDKQHAIAVAAATRAKPIMLTAIAIILGSALLASDPIFGGLGVALISGTVAAVIVSLIFIPVLMYRAKAMNPEKLKELEEI, from the coding sequence ATGAAGAAGTTTGAAAATTTCGTTTTCGGCATACTCGGCTCCAACTCCAAGCAGTGGCTGGTGATTCTGCTGACGATCCTGGCGCTGATCGGGTCGGTCATGATGCTGCCGACGAAGATCGTCAAAGCAAAGATGCTGCCGGGCAAAAGTGCCAACACTTTCAGCGTCTATATCCATACGCCCACGGACAGCTCCATCGAGCAGACTAAAGCGGTCAACCAGTGTGTCGTCAAGATACTGCAGCAGGAGAAAGAGGTCCTCAACGTCGAATCCTACCTGGGGCAGGGTGCCCCCCTCGACTATGCCGGTCTGGTGAAGGGGTCGGCTTTCAAACAGGGAGAGAACGAGGCGGAAGTGGTCGTGAACCTGACCGACAAGCATGAGAGGGAGGAACCCTCCTTCATGATGGTCCACCGCCTCCGCCCGACGATCCAGGCCAACTGCGAACCCGTCGTTCCCGGCACGACCATCGAAATGATCGAACAGCCCGCAGGCCCGCCGACCCTGGCGTCGGTCGTCGCGGAGATCTACGGCCGCCACTACGACGGCATCTACAAACTGAGCCGGAAAGTGGCCGCCATTTTCAAAAAGACGAAGGGGCTCGTGGATATCAACATCATGGCGGACGACCCCTACACGAAGTTCGAGCTGATTCCCGACTCCGACAAGATCGCCCGGTCGGGTCTTTCGGTGGAGCAGGTCAACAAGATCCTCTACCTCGCTTTCGAGGGGATGGTCGTTGCCCATAAGAACAACAAGAACTATCCCGATCAGATCGGCCTTTTCGTCCGCCTCGACGAGGCGACCCGCCGCCTGGCCAAAAAGAGCAAAGCGGCATTGGAGACCAAACTGGCGCAGCTGAAGCTGATGAACAAAAAGGGAATGCTGGTGCCGGTCAACGAGATCGTCAGCATCAAAGAGGTACCCGCTCCCCCGACGATCATGCAAAAAGATCTGCGCCGCATGATCAACGTCACGGCGGAGACCGATCTGGTCTCCCAGGTCTATCCGCTGCTTGATGCACGCTCCACCATCATGAAGGAGCTGGCCAAAGAGTACAAAATCGAAACGACCGACTATCTCTTCAACCTCCGTCTGACGGACAAGAAGACGGGTGACGTCTACGACCTGAAGTGGGGCGGGGAGATGAAGGTGACCCTGGATACCTTCCGAGACCTCGGGGAAGCCTTCATCGCGGCGCTGATTCTCATCTACATCCTGCTGGTGATCTACTACAAGAACTTCACCATCAGCGGCATCGTTCTGTTGGGAAGCTTCCTCTCTATCATCGGGGTCATCATCGGCCACTGGGTGGCGGACCTGGTGACGACGCACACCTTCTTCCTGACGGCGACGTCGCTCATCGGCTTCATCGCCCTGATGGGTATCAGTTCCCGTAACTCCCTACTGCTGGTCGACTTCGCCAAGGCGCTGATGCTGGAGAAAGGGTTCGACAAGCAGCACGCCATTGCCGTGGCGGCGGCCACGCGGGCCAAGCCGATCATGCTCACGGCCATCGCCATCATCCTCGGTTCCGCGCTGCTGGCCAGCGACCCGATCTTCGGCGGGCTGGGTGTCGCCCTCATCTCCGGTACCGTCGCGGCGGTCATCGTGTCGCTCATCTTCATTCCGGTACTGATGTACCGCGCCAAGGCGATGAATCCGGAAAAACTGAAAGAGCTGGAAGAGATCTGA
- a CDS encoding efflux RND transporter permease subunit produces the protein MHKMNYQIKDIAGKLAKGFLHNPLTPILGIFLLVIGYISLEVMPREEDPQISVAGGTVIVPMPGATPKEIENIIVNPLERKLREIKGIKHIYGVAMDNVGVINVMYYIGEDRQAANQNLYDKVYQHMDEAPKGVMHPLIKPFDVDIDIPIMTLTFYKKDPNKINDIELFKVVRELQQDLNRIKDVSKTQIKGGKKEQFNIEVDLNKLSGYHLSLGQIVQALKGLAYDAPDVKDKTKSNKMVIFGVKNAIESVQDVENLIVAQYMGSPIYLKNVAKVTDGTDIQNYKDVEMTWRDKKKAPFHPMQDSVTLTLGKLAGANAVVIADAVKEKMEAYRPKLEKMGIGYVITRDYGKRANDAVNELVDHILITIVIISVMLVFFLGWKESLIVTFTVPAILAITLFIAYVTGQTINRITLFAFLLSLGLLVDAAIIVIENIHRHLHSHDAVDKDLDEIMVEATDEIGSPTNIATLAIILTMVPMAFVGGMMGQFMKPIPLNVPVALVASLVVAYIFTPYLGRRLLKKPHMHHHRHHWQKEGHEEGAK, from the coding sequence ATGCACAAAATGAATTATCAGATCAAGGATATTGCGGGAAAACTCGCAAAAGGGTTTCTGCACAATCCGCTGACACCGATACTGGGAATATTTCTCCTTGTCATCGGCTATATCTCTCTTGAAGTGATGCCGCGGGAAGAGGATCCCCAGATCTCCGTAGCGGGCGGCACGGTGATCGTTCCGATGCCGGGTGCTACCCCCAAAGAGATTGAAAATATCATCGTCAACCCGCTTGAGAGAAAGCTGCGCGAAATCAAGGGGATCAAGCATATCTACGGTGTCGCCATGGACAATGTCGGAGTCATCAATGTCATGTATTACATCGGCGAAGACCGGCAGGCGGCCAACCAGAACCTCTACGACAAAGTCTACCAGCATATGGACGAAGCGCCCAAAGGGGTGATGCACCCCCTCATCAAGCCCTTTGATGTCGATATCGACATTCCCATCATGACGCTGACTTTCTACAAGAAAGATCCCAACAAGATCAACGATATCGAGCTTTTCAAAGTGGTCCGGGAGCTTCAGCAGGATCTCAACCGTATCAAGGATGTCTCCAAGACCCAGATCAAGGGGGGTAAGAAAGAGCAGTTCAACATCGAAGTCGACCTGAACAAACTTTCGGGTTACCATCTCTCTCTGGGGCAGATTGTCCAGGCGCTCAAAGGGCTCGCCTACGACGCGCCGGATGTGAAAGACAAGACCAAAAGCAACAAAATGGTCATTTTCGGGGTCAAAAACGCCATCGAATCGGTCCAGGACGTGGAGAATCTGATCGTGGCGCAGTATATGGGATCGCCGATCTATCTCAAAAACGTCGCCAAAGTAACCGACGGAACGGACATCCAGAACTACAAAGATGTGGAGATGACCTGGCGTGACAAAAAGAAAGCGCCCTTCCATCCCATGCAGGATTCCGTCACACTGACGCTTGGCAAACTGGCGGGTGCCAATGCCGTCGTCATCGCCGATGCGGTGAAGGAGAAGATGGAAGCCTACCGCCCAAAACTGGAAAAGATGGGTATCGGCTACGTCATTACCCGCGACTACGGCAAACGGGCCAACGACGCGGTCAACGAACTGGTGGACCACATTCTCATCACCATCGTCATCATTTCGGTCATGCTCGTCTTCTTCCTGGGATGGAAAGAGTCGCTCATTGTCACCTTCACGGTGCCGGCGATCCTGGCGATCACCCTCTTCATCGCCTATGTGACGGGACAGACGATCAACCGGATCACTCTTTTCGCCTTCCTTCTTTCGCTGGGACTTTTGGTGGATGCGGCGATTATCGTCATCGAAAATATCCACCGTCACCTCCACTCCCACGATGCGGTGGACAAAGATTTGGATGAAATTATGGTCGAGGCGACCGACGAGATCGGATCGCCTACCAACATCGCCACCCTGGCGATCATTCTGACGATGGTACCCATGGCGTTCGTCGGGGGCATGATGGGGCAGTTCATGAAGCCGATTCCCCTCAACGTTCCCGTGGCGCTGGTCGCCTCCCTGGTGGTGGCCTACATTTTCACCCCCTACCTGGGAAGGCGCCTGCTCAAGAAACCCCATATGCACCATCACAGACACCACTGGCAGAAAGAGGGCCATGAGGAAGGAGCGAAATGA
- a CDS encoding efflux RND transporter periplasmic adaptor subunit yields the protein MKKIVLLIALLAAGLSAADLVLTGSVVSDNQKMMTSRYMGFVKRVYVVEGQRVKKGQLLYTIDSKEIDSAKSQVELAISQAELALQMNQNQYNNILTNLARHERLYKKGMVSKYELENLQLAAENTKAMIEISKKQVAQAKAKLREVLNQYKYLDVRAPNDAVVVAKKVNAGEMAIPGIPAVILTDLSKLKILTEISESDLVNVKVGEKVKVEIPSIGLQREGKVFAIIPSSNPMTHQFKMKVSFDYKGVTVYPGMYAQVTVKVKQ from the coding sequence ATGAAAAAGATCGTATTGCTGATTGCATTGCTGGCAGCGGGACTCAGCGCGGCGGACCTGGTGCTGACGGGGAGCGTCGTGTCTGACAACCAGAAGATGATGACGAGCCGCTATATGGGCTTTGTCAAGAGGGTCTATGTCGTCGAGGGGCAGCGGGTCAAGAAGGGGCAGCTGCTCTATACCATCGACTCCAAAGAGATCGACAGTGCAAAATCCCAGGTGGAGCTGGCCATCTCCCAGGCGGAGCTGGCGCTTCAGATGAACCAGAACCAGTACAACAATATCCTGACCAACCTGGCGCGGCACGAACGCCTCTACAAGAAGGGGATGGTCAGCAAGTATGAACTGGAAAATCTGCAGCTGGCCGCTGAAAACACCAAAGCGATGATCGAGATTTCCAAGAAGCAGGTGGCCCAGGCGAAAGCGAAACTGAGAGAAGTGCTCAACCAGTACAAGTATCTCGATGTCCGCGCACCCAACGATGCCGTCGTCGTCGCCAAGAAGGTCAATGCGGGTGAAATGGCGATCCCCGGTATTCCCGCCGTCATCCTGACCGACCTGAGCAAACTCAAGATTCTGACGGAGATTTCCGAAAGCGACCTGGTGAATGTCAAAGTGGGAGAGAAGGTGAAAGTGGAAATCCCCTCTATCGGACTGCAGCGTGAGGGCAAAGTCTTCGCCATCATTCCCAGTTCCAACCCCATGACCCACCAGTTCAAGATGAAAGTCTCTTTCGATTACAAAGGTGTGACGGTCTATCCCGGTATGTATGCACAGGTCACAGTCAAAGTGAAACAATAA